Proteins from one Physeter macrocephalus isolate SW-GA chromosome 16, ASM283717v5, whole genome shotgun sequence genomic window:
- the XRRA1 gene encoding X-ray radiation resistance-associated protein 1 isoform X4 translates to MLTGQIAKEDAILPVALFPSLCELIFHNNPLVAHMRGVPPLLKCFLQERLGIHLIRRKMVKAKHHILMPRKDSRKVKTQVPKVPKQPLILHHPSMTTIKSSSKEMLETEAELTEELPATKTISVEREMPIEGPEGLHLSHRAFVPLPPICSDSTVHSEDTSRRSDAAGRLSPDHPSDEDTKSTESIFLTQVSGLSSSIFQRDDTEIKEKDQRPPPTAPREVKRTQKKLPSACFPRKYHGSEELLTAKPDPAFTEPKGIQKNAQALQHMLKHPLVYRSCKPKLDTLQKHYAPREKRTQRIPIPAPRKTRAQLLDDILIRMRDPRNITEAPLGAVLCQRTEQRLVNQKQYLEAKRLLKEFRARYRRLVRCSLRSVFGATAPPQVRPALSEGQPEKFGRFLEFMDEFCQEPTASGSKG, encoded by the exons ATTGCAAAGGAAGATGCCATTCTGCCAGTAGctctcttcccatctctctgcGAGCTCATCTTTCATAACAATCCTCTGGTGGCCCATATGCGAG GGGTCCCTCCACTGCTAAAATGCTTCCTCCAGGAGCGGCTGGGAATCCACTTAATTCGAAGGAAGATGGTAAAGGCTAAGCATCATATTTTGATGCCTCGGAAGGACTCTCGGAAG GTGAAAACCCAAGTCCCAAAGGTGCCAAAGCAGCCTCTGATTCTCCATCACCCATCCATGACCACAATCAAGTCTTCCTCAAAGGAGATGCTGGAAACAGAGGCAGAGTTGACTGAAGAGCTGCCGGCCACCAAGACCATTTCTGTGGAGCGAGAGATGCCCATCGAGGGCCCAGAGGGCCTTCACCTCTCCCACCGGGCCTTCGTGCCACTGCCTCCCATCTGCTCCGACTCCACTGTGCATAGTGAGGACACATCCCGCCGGAGCGACGCTGCTGGCCGCCTCAGCCCAGACCACCCGTCAGATGAGGACACCAAGAGCACAGAGTCCATCTTCTTGACCCAG GTCAGTGGGCtgtcttcctccatcttccagaGGGATGATACAGAGATAAAGGAGAAAGACCAAAGACCACCACCCACAGcacccagagaggtgaagaggaCTCAGAAGAAGCTCCCATCTGCCTGCTTCCCCAGAAAGTACCATGGCTCTGAGGAGCTGCTGACAGCCAAACCTGATCCAGCCTTCACTGAGCCAAAAG GAATCCAGAAGAATGCACAGGCCTTGCAGCACATGTTGAAACATCCGCTCGTGTACCGCTCCTGCAAGCCCAAGCTGGACACTCTTCAGAAACACTATGCTCCCAGGGAGAAACGG ACCCAGAGGATCCCTATTCCAGCCCCCCGGAAGACTCGAGCCCAGCTGCTGGATGACATCCTCATTCGCATGCGGGACCCCCGGAACATTACTGAGGCACCACTAG GAGCTGTCCTGTGCCAGCGGACAGAGCAGCGGCTGGTGAACCAGAAGCAGTACCTGGAGGCCAAAAGGCTGCTGAAGGAGTTTCGTGCGCGGTACCGGCGGCTGGTGCGCTGCTCACTGCGGTCGGTGTTCGGGGCCACGGCACCACCCCAGGTCCGCCCGGCATTGAGCGAGGGCCAGCCTGAGAAGTTTGGCCGCTTCCTCGAGTTCATGGATGAGTTTTGCCAGGAGCCCACGGCCAGTGGCTCGAAAGGCTAG
- the XRRA1 gene encoding X-ray radiation resistance-associated protein 1 isoform X3 encodes MGPPFILETVLSVFAACILKLYSQIAKEDAILPVALFPSLCELIFHNNPLVAHMRGVPPLLKCFLQERLGIHLIRRKMVKAKHHILMPRKDSRKVKTQVPKVPKQPLILHHPSMTTIKSSSKEMLETEAELTEELPATKTISVEREMPIEGPEGLHLSHRAFVPLPPICSDSTVHSEDTSRRSDAAGRLSPDHPSDEDTKSTESIFLTQVSGLSSSIFQRDDTEIKEKDQRPPPTAPREVKRTQKKLPSACFPRKYHGSEELLTAKPDPAFTEPKGIQKNAQALQHMLKHPLVYRSCKPKLDTLQKHYAPREKRTQRIPIPAPRKTRAQLLDDILIRMRDPRNITEAPLGAVLCQRTEQRLVNQKQYLEAKRLLKEFRARYRRLVRCSLRSVFGATAPPQVRPALSEGQPEKFGRFLEFMDEFCQEPTASGSKG; translated from the exons ATTGCAAAGGAAGATGCCATTCTGCCAGTAGctctcttcccatctctctgcGAGCTCATCTTTCATAACAATCCTCTGGTGGCCCATATGCGAG GGGTCCCTCCACTGCTAAAATGCTTCCTCCAGGAGCGGCTGGGAATCCACTTAATTCGAAGGAAGATGGTAAAGGCTAAGCATCATATTTTGATGCCTCGGAAGGACTCTCGGAAG GTGAAAACCCAAGTCCCAAAGGTGCCAAAGCAGCCTCTGATTCTCCATCACCCATCCATGACCACAATCAAGTCTTCCTCAAAGGAGATGCTGGAAACAGAGGCAGAGTTGACTGAAGAGCTGCCGGCCACCAAGACCATTTCTGTGGAGCGAGAGATGCCCATCGAGGGCCCAGAGGGCCTTCACCTCTCCCACCGGGCCTTCGTGCCACTGCCTCCCATCTGCTCCGACTCCACTGTGCATAGTGAGGACACATCCCGCCGGAGCGACGCTGCTGGCCGCCTCAGCCCAGACCACCCGTCAGATGAGGACACCAAGAGCACAGAGTCCATCTTCTTGACCCAG GTCAGTGGGCtgtcttcctccatcttccagaGGGATGATACAGAGATAAAGGAGAAAGACCAAAGACCACCACCCACAGcacccagagaggtgaagaggaCTCAGAAGAAGCTCCCATCTGCCTGCTTCCCCAGAAAGTACCATGGCTCTGAGGAGCTGCTGACAGCCAAACCTGATCCAGCCTTCACTGAGCCAAAAG GAATCCAGAAGAATGCACAGGCCTTGCAGCACATGTTGAAACATCCGCTCGTGTACCGCTCCTGCAAGCCCAAGCTGGACACTCTTCAGAAACACTATGCTCCCAGGGAGAAACGG ACCCAGAGGATCCCTATTCCAGCCCCCCGGAAGACTCGAGCCCAGCTGCTGGATGACATCCTCATTCGCATGCGGGACCCCCGGAACATTACTGAGGCACCACTAG GAGCTGTCCTGTGCCAGCGGACAGAGCAGCGGCTGGTGAACCAGAAGCAGTACCTGGAGGCCAAAAGGCTGCTGAAGGAGTTTCGTGCGCGGTACCGGCGGCTGGTGCGCTGCTCACTGCGGTCGGTGTTCGGGGCCACGGCACCACCCCAGGTCCGCCCGGCATTGAGCGAGGGCCAGCCTGAGAAGTTTGGCCGCTTCCTCGAGTTCATGGATGAGTTTTGCCAGGAGCCCACGGCCAGTGGCTCGAAAGGCTAG